AGTCAATGTTTGTACCTAAAGGACCTAACACAGTAAAGGTATACGAACAAAAAAACGCCATTCAAAAAAATGAATCGTTAGGAGACTACTATATCACTAAGGATTATTTTAATTCGGTGATGAAAGGCTTTGAAGTTCGTCCGGGAGACATTCTTGTAAGTTGTGCAGGCACAATTGGTGAAACTTTTATTTTGCCAAGTGGATGCGAGCAGGGTATCATTAACCAAGCTTTAATGAGAATGAAAATTTTCTCATTTGTTAATGATAAATATTTTTTGTATTATTTTGATTTTGTTTTAAAAACACTTTCCGAAAAAGAAGGAAAGGGAACCGCAATCAAAAATATTCCCCCATTTGCCGTATTCAAAACGTTTCCCTTTCCACTTCCGCCATTGGCAGAGCAGAAAAGAATCGTAGATAGGATTGAAGAAATCTTTGCGTCGTTAGACGAGATTTCGCTCCATTTGGTCTAGCGTAGAAAACAGTTCTTCAATCTTTGCAACAATCCGAGATTGCTCATTAAGTGGAGGAATCGCAATAAACGATTTTCTCATTTGCTCTAAATAGAAACCCAATTGAGCTGTTCCTGTTGCATTCTCCACTATGTATTTTTGATAGTAATTAGAATCGAAGAAATATTTCAAGTACTTATTATAAATATTGGTATGTATGACGGATACACTTCTCTGAAAACAATATTTGCCATCACCCGAAAAAACACAACTTCGCCCCAAACTTCCAACGGATGTAAAAAGAATATCGCCTTTTTCTAATTTCGTTCGAAGGTTTTCTTCTTCAAACATATCTTTCGACAAATAACGTACATTTTCAAGATCAACGATATCATTGTCGTTGATGTTTCGAGAAGAAAGCATAATGTATTCTGTTGTGCGATTGAGTCCTTTAGGTGGATTATGGTCTCCATCTATTAGCTTATCGCAAATATTCCCTAGCCTGCACCACACCCAATTTTGGGGTATTTCAAAAGGTTCGTCCTCTATCTTCTCATAATGGGGGTTATGTTTTTTTTGATACACCCTTTTTAACTAATGAAAAATATTGTATTTTATATGCAATTATTTGAACTAGCTCCTTAAATGATGGCGTATAATGAAAAATAAAAATAGATGTGACAATGTAAAAGTTATTTGTGTTGCAAGAAACAACCTTATCTTATTGTTTGTTGCAGTTCTTTTATTTATTCTAGCATCCTTTTGCAAACCTGTTTTTTTATTAGATCAAAATCAAATTTTATACCTTTTTTCTGCATCAGCGCAGGTTTTAGCTGCTGTTTATGGATTGGTATTAACAGCGTTCTCATTTGTTCAGGGTTCGATTGAAAAAAGGGGTGCTAAAGACCCTGATTTGGAAGGTATTTGGGATCGCATGAATCAAAAGTGTTTCAAAATGCTGATTTATATCAGTATAATGACATTTCTTTCAATTGTTCTTTGCATGATAACGATGTCGTCGTATGATGAGAGAAATATCTGCAAATTCTTTGCAAATGTTTCCATAGTATTTACTGTGAACGATTTGTATTTAATAATAAAATTTGTTATTAGATTTGCGAATCCGAAGTGGGAAGATACTATAAGAGGGGAGGTTATAAAAGAGTTTGGTGGTAATGACGTAAAAAGTGTTGGCTCAGGAAATGATAACTCAGTTCAACTTTTTTTGGCATATTTTCAAAAAATAGAACGAGCATTAGGAAAGGCTTCTGCTCCTTTCATCAATTATAATAGGTATTCTAGATCGAGATTTGTATCAAAAAAAGAAATGCTGATGATTCTTTTGAAAAATGGTTATTTTAAAAATGATAATATAGTCCCCAAAATTTTAGATTTAATTCCCTTTAGAAATAGCCTTGTTCATAGTTCTATAGAACAGGGTGTTCCTGATGAAATGATGCGGTTGGTTAAAGAAGTGCTAGAGAATTTAAAAGAAGCATTGAAGGAAACAAAAGAGCTTAGAGGTTTTGATTGGGATGTGAAATTGGGCTGATAAAGGCCGATTCGTTGTTGAATTTGTCGCCTAAAAAAACAATGAATCATTCATTTGAGTAAAAATTGTTTTTATATAAACCGAGATTTTTTCAAGAAAATCTCCAAACCTCTTGACAATTTTTTAAAATAGTGTATATTTGTGCAGTAGTCCGTTTTTTATAGCATGTAAACGGAGTGAGGTAGTATATGAGCAAGCAGAATGTGTCGACTTTTACCGCATCAAAATCAGCCGGCAAACTCTATTTTTCCCTAATTTCTGGTGTCAAAATGCCGCAAATTTGCTCAATTTGCGAAAAAAGTGCTTATTACATGGCGGAAAGTGGGGTGAAAAGTACACTTTCCGCAGTGCAATCGGGCATTTTTGGCGAAATTCGCTCAATTATCGGACGTCATGAGGAGAAAAAAGTTCTCCAAAGGTGTGTGGATAGTGAAAGAGCTGAGTTTGTCGCGATATATGGTCGCAGGAGAATCGGCAAGACTTTTCTGGTAAAGCAGTTCTTTGAAAGCTCGTTTGATTTTTATACGACTGGAGTCTATCAGGTCTCTCGTTCTGAACAATTGAAAAATTGGCAAAAGCAATTACTGAAATACAGTAAACAGAGAAGGAACACGCCTAAAGATTGGTTTGAGGCTTTTGATCAGCTTCAAGAGTATCTGCAATCCTTAAAAAAGGAACGGTTTGTCGTTTTTATTGATGAATTGCCTTGGCTCGATACTCCCAAATCGAATTTCCTAAAGGCTCTTGAAATGTTTTGGAACAGCTGGGGTTCTGATTGCAATCGACTAAAGCTGATTGTTTGTGGCAGCGCCACAACCTGGATGATTAATAAACTGCTAGGTGATAAGGGCGGTTTGCACAATCGTGTGACAATGCCGATTTGCCTTTCTCCGTTCACCTTGCACGAAACAAGTCAATACTTGACTTATATGGGCTTTGACTGGTCCGATATGGAAGTTATCGAGACTTACATGGTATTGGGTGGAGTTCCTTATTATTTGTCTCTGTTGAGCCCCTCTTTAAGTTTGCGGCAAAATATAGACAACCTGTTTTTTAAGCGTAACGCGGTGTTAAAAACGGAATATGACTTCCTTTTTAACTCGCTTTATAGCGAGGCGCAAGCATACAAGAAAGTTGTGGAACTTTTATCGTCAAAAATGATTGGCATGACTCGTAGCGAGATGATGTCGAATCTTAAACTTTTGGACAATGGTTTTTTCTCGATAGTTCTTGATAACTTGGAAAAATGCGATTTTATTCGGCATTATCAATCTTTCGGAAAAAGAAAAAACGAAGCGTTATACCAGCTGACGGACATGTTCACACTGTTCTTTGTGCGGTTTGTCAAGAATTATAACGGCATGGATGAAAATGCCTGGAGTCATTTGCCCGATGGCAAACGCAATGCTTGGCAAGGTTACGCTTATGAACAGGTTTGCATACACCATATAAACCAAATAAAAAAAGCTTTGGGCATATCAGGGATTGCAAGTGATGTTTGCTCATGGACTAAAAAAGGAGAGAACGGCGCACAGATAGATTTGGTTATTGATCGGAGCGATAGGGTGATTGACTTATGCGAAATCAAGTATTGCGATCGACCGTTTGAAATCAAAAAAGATTATGCAGATTGGCTTAAAGAACGACGTGATATTTTTAGAGAGAATGTGCGAACGAACAAGACTTTGCACCTGACCATGATTACCCCCTTTGGATTGGCTAAAGGGAAATATGAATCCTGTGTTCAAGGATGTGTGACTGCAGCAGACCTTTTTCAATAAGGAGAGGAGATACTTGCGATGGATTGTTTCGTTTTCTACCTTGCAGAAAGACCTTCGTTTTACCAGTATCTGGAAGGGCAGAACCTTGCTGTCAATACGATGGATTCGTATTGCTGGACAGCGGACTTCTTCAAGTCGCATTTCGGACGGTTCGGTCGTAAGTCGCTGGCTGATTATAAGAGTTTTCTTTTAGAAAATTACAAACCCAAAACTGTTAATTTGCGAATTCAGGGCATCAACAAGTATTTGGATTTTGCAGGCAAATCGAAGTTACGGATCAAGAATGTCAAGGTTCAGCAAAAAAGTTTTCTGGAAAATGTCATTAGCGATGCCGATTACAAATTTTTGAAAACTAGTCTATTGCAAGATGGTCAGACTAAGTGGTATTTTGTCGTGTGGTTTCTATCGGCGACGGGAGCCCGTGTAGGGGAACTTGTGAAACTCAAGGTGGAACATGTGGAATGCGGATATTTCGACATCTACGGAAAGGGCGGAAAGTTGCGTCGGCTCTACATTCCTGAGACATTGCAAAAAGAATCTTTGCGCTGGTTGGAAAGTGAAGGCCGCTCCAGCGGATACCTGTTCTTGAATCGTTTTGGCAAGGAGATTACCCCGCGGGGGATTGCATCGCAACTGAAAGCGTTCGCAATGAAGTATGGCCTAGATGAAGCCGTCGTTTATCCCCATTCGTTCCGTCACCGGTTTGCCAAGAATTTCTTGGAAAAGCGAAACGACATCGCTTTGCTTGCTGACCTTATGGGGCACGAACATATCGAAACGACTCGTATTTATTTGCGCCAGACAGCAAGTGAACAACGTGAAGTTGTGAATAAGGTGGTGACGTGGTAAACTTAAAAAAGTCCGCATTTTATTGCGAACTTTTATACAAAGTAAATTTATGTAAAACGCCTAACAGAGGTGTGTTTAACGGCAGGTCTTCGTCCGAGATTTTCCTAACCCCTAAAACTAAACCCTTAATACCTATAAACTAGAATGCCTGGTAAATCTTGAAGATCGCGAGAATCTTTCCGATGATTGCCGGAATGCCTGGGCACAAGAAGCAGAGGATAACGCGTGTGACGCGGTTCTTCCACCAGCGCTTGACTTGCCAAATGTCGTCGGTGAGTGTTTCCATTTCTTGCACGCGAGGCGGTCGCATATAGACCTGCGTGAGTGCCGTAAAGAACCCGACTCCGATAAGCGGTGTAAGCCCAGTGAACGGAGCCATGATCAGCGCTACAAGTATGGTGACCGGATGGCCGCCTGCGATGATTGTTCCGAGCATGGCGCCACCGCCGGTAAGCATGGCCCACTGGAGGCTCAACTGCCCAGCCTTTTCAATTCCAGCAACGTAACCGATGAGGGCGATGCTTGCAATAATCAGGAATGTAATTGTCCAGCCGATAATCTTCCAGAGCGAAGCACCCTTCGGGATGACAGAGATGGATTCTTCGCTTGGCAGTTCCTTGTCTTCTTCGATGATGCTTGCGATACCGCGTAGGTGACCTGCGCCAATGACGGCGACAATCTTGTTGCCTGGAGCGTTCTTGATCTTGCTTGCGAGGAACTGGTCGCGTTCGTCGATAAGCACCTGCTTCACTTCGGGGAACGTCTTTCCGAATTCCTGCATCATGGAATTGAGGGCGTCCTTTTCCTTGATTTTTTGCAGTTCTTCTTCGCTGATTTCAGTCTTGTCGAAGATGCTTGCAAAAAGCCCTCCGAGGAGGCTGAACTTGCGGTACCACGGGGTGCAGGCCCAAGTGCGTCGGAGCGTTATCTTGATGTCTCGGTCGGCGAGAACCAGTGGAATATTTTTGCTGTTGGCAACGTCAACCGCCTCCTTCAGTTCGGAACCGGGCTTGACGCCTGTCTGTGCGCCCATACGTTTTTGATACGAGCCCAGAACGAGGTTTGCGATGAGGGTTGCCAGTTGCTTTTTCTTGATGACATCTCTCAGGTCTGTATTTTTCCAACGGTCGGGGTCCTGGATGGACTTGAGGCGCCCGTCGTCGAGTTCTACGCAGACCGTGTCCGGAGATTCGGCTTCGATGGTCTCATGGACCAGGTCCTTGGAAACTTGCGAAATATGGGCGGTACCTACGAGGACAATTTCCCTGTTGTCCTTGGTATGGATACGGTAGACGTCGGACTTTCCTCCCGACACAGGTTCCTTGATTTCTTCAGACTGAGAATTGGTTTCATTCATACGGTAGACGTAATGTAGAAAAAGATGGGCCTTTTTTTCAAAAAGTGGTTAATTTGGGCACTTTTTATGGTGAAAACGGAAAAAAATTAGAATGACATATTTAATAAATAAGTGTATATTTTGGTAGGATTTTTTTCGGAGGAGTACCCCATGAAAAAATTATTAGTTCTTTTGTCTGCAATGAGTTTGTTCTTCCTGGGCTGCGCTGGCACGCCGCAGGATAACGGTGAAGCGTTGGATAACGCTCTTGTCACCTTCACGTCTAATGTCCAGAGCTCCCGTTGGCAAGAAGCCCTTTCCAATGTGACACCGGACGAAGCTCGCCAGATTGGTACGTCTGATGGCTACGAATTTTTGCCGGAATACCAGACTGCTGCAAGCCGTCTTCCGCTCTCTACCCTCCGCAAGGCCGGTCTTAGCGTCGATAGCGATGGTCGCCTCGTCGGTATCAAGGCCGTCATGGACGAAACCAACGAACGCTACAAGGTTTCCGAAGACCAGGCTAAGGTCGGTACGAACCTGAAGCAGATGGAAGACGACCGCATCAAGCGCCGCCTCGAAGAAGGCCAGAAGATTCTCCAGGAAGAAGAAGCTACGGCTCACCAGGAACAGCAGGTCGAAGTGCTCACCAACCGCCTTACTGACGATGAAAAGCGCAAGTATGGCAGCACCGGTGAACTCCTCGCTCCGGAATCCACTCGCGAAGACGGTACTGTTGAAGAATCCTATAATGGTGACTACAGGTAAGCAAGTCATTTTGGGTGAATCTTTTTTGTAGATTTAATTCCCTCGACGGTTCGTCGGGGGATTTTTTGTAGGAGTGTCCTATGTATCGAGTTTTTGCATCATTTGCCATGCTTATGACCTTGGGCCTAGCTGCTTGTGGTACGGACTGGAGTGCAGGCCCGGATGATGGGGGCGCCTCTTTCAGCAGGCGTTTCCATTACTATTATGAAGTGGACTGCCGCTACGACGCCTTTGATCAGCCCTACGATTGCTCGGATACTTATACCATGTCTCCATCCATGAGTGTTGATTTGCGGATCACCCACGATGGTTATGCCACCCTTTGCGTCGATGATGAATGCTCCTATTACGATCCGGGTGAATACGATGCCGGTTATGACCACGGGGATCGCTATTATGACTTTTCGGGGGATGATACCCGCATGGTCGTCTATGCGGACGGCTCCGAACTCATCTATATCGACTCCTATAAGGGATATGCAAGCTATTATTATCACGATTACTATGACGCATATTGATTTCTCTGGGGAGATTTTCTATCTTTAGCCCCACTCATGAGTAATTCGGAAAATTTTGTTATCGCCCTTGATGGGGGCTCTGGCACAGGCAAGAGTACTACCGCAAAGATTATTGCAAAAAAATTGGGCATTACCTACCTCGACACTGGTGCGATGTACCGCGCCGTGACGCTTGCCGCTCTCGATGCCGGTCTTTCCGCTGAAGAAGGCAAGGCTATGGACGAATTGCTCTCTAACCTCACACTCGGGTTCGACTCCGAAAACCACATCCTCATTAACGGTGTCTGCCGCGAATCTGAAATCCGTGGCATGCGCGTTTCGAGCAACGTGAGCATCTACTGTGCCCTCCCGTCGGTCCGCGCTGCCATGACCAAGCAGCAGCGCGAAATTGGCAAGAAGCAGAGTTGCATCCTGGATGGCCGCGATATCGGAACCGTCGTTTTCCCCGATGCGAAGTACAAGTTTTTCATGGTCACAGACGTGAAGGTCCGTGCCGAACGCCGCTACAAGGAACTCCTTGAAAAAGGCGAAAAAGTTACCCTCGAAGAAGTCCTCAACAACTTGGTCGAACGCGACCGCCTGGACTCCTCTCGTGCAACCGCCCCGTTGAAGAAGGCGGACGATGCTATTGAAATTGACACTACACACATCTCAATCGAACAACAGGTTCAAAAGATTCTCGACTACGTAGGTGTAGTGGCGTAGCCTGAATCCTTTGTTACCACAACCCAATTAACTAATATGTCTCAAAATCTCAAATTCGGAACTCAAGAAGATCTCGAAGAAATTCTCGCCGCTCAGGGTGAATGCTCCCCGGACTTCCGCAAGGCTAACGCTGACGTCTATGCCGGCATGGGCTGCCTCGAACAGGGCAAGCTCGTCACGGGTAAGATCAGCCAGGTGAACGACCAGGAAGTTCTCGTCGACGTGAACTACAAGTCCGAAGGCGTTATTGATCGCGCTGAATTCAAGGATACTGATTCTCTCGAACTCGGTTCCGAAATCGAAGTGTTCGTCGAAAAGCTCGAAGACGAAGACGGTCGCCTCATCCTCTCCAAGCAGAAGGCTGACTTCGTTCGCGTGTGGGATCGCATCCACGCTGCATTCGAAAACAACGAAGTCGTACGCGGCACTCTCACGAAGCGCATCAAGGGCGGCGTTGTCGTCGACCTCTTTGGTATCGATGCCTTCCTCCCGGGCTCTCAGATCGACCTCCGTCAGATTCCGGACATCAACGCTCTTATCGGCCAGGAATTCGACCTCAAGGTTATCAAGGTCAACAAGGCTCGTCGCAACATCGTCGTTTCTCGCCGTGTTGTTCTCGAAGAAGAACGCAACAAGCAGCGTGGCGACGTTCTCGAAACTCTCGAGAAGAACCAGGTCCGCAAGGGTATCGTCAAGAACATCACCGACTTCGGTGCATTCATCGACCTTGGCGGCGTAGATGGCCTCCTCCACATCACCGACATGAGCTACAAGCGCATCAACCACCCGTCCGAAATGCTCCAGCTCGGTCAGGAAGTCGAAGTCATGGTCCTCGACTTCAACGACAAGAAGGAACGCATCTCTCTCGGCATGAAGCAGCTTAAGCCGCATCCGTGGAAGGATATCGCCGAACGTTATCCGGAAGGCGCTATCGTTAAGGGTAAGGTTGTTTCCATCACTGATTACGGTGCATTCGTCGAACTCGACAGCGGTGTTGAAGGTCTCATCCACGTTTCTGAAATGTCCTGGACCCAGCACGTCAAGCACCCGTCCAAAATCCTCACCGTCGGTCAGGAAGTCGAAGCTGTTGTTCTCAAGGTTGAAGAAGATGCAGAACGTATCTCTCTCGGCATGAAGCAGCTCGAATCTGATCCGTGGGATTCTATCGAAACCGAACTTCCGCCGGGCGCACGCGTCGTCGGTGAAATCCGCAACATCGCTTCCTTCGGCGCATTCGTCGAAATCAAGGAAGGTGTTGATGGCCTCATCCACGTCTCTGACATGTCCTGGACCAAGAAGATCACCCACCCGAACGAAATGGTCAAGAAGGGTGACAAGGTTGAATGCGTCGTTCTCGCCGTCGATAAGGAAAAGCGCCGCATTTCTCTCTCCATGAAGCACCTCACCGAAGATCCGTGGGATTCTATCGATTCCACCTACCCGGTTGACTCCGAAGTCAAGGGCAAGATCGTTCGCATGCTCGACCGCGGC
Above is a window of Fibrobacter sp. UWB16 DNA encoding:
- a CDS encoding restriction endonuclease subunit S, yielding MYQKKHNPHYEKIEDEPFEIPQNWVWCRLGNICDKLIDGDHNPPKGLNRTTEYIMLSSRNINDNDIVDLENVRYLSKDMFEEENLRTKLEKGDILFTSVGSLGRSCVFSGDGKYCFQRSVSVIHTNIYNKYLKYFFDSNYYQKYIVENATGTAQLGFYLEQMRKSFIAIPPLNEQSRIVAKIEELFSTLDQMERNLV
- a CDS encoding ATP-binding protein, encoding MSKQNVSTFTASKSAGKLYFSLISGVKMPQICSICEKSAYYMAESGVKSTLSAVQSGIFGEIRSIIGRHEEKKVLQRCVDSERAEFVAIYGRRRIGKTFLVKQFFESSFDFYTTGVYQVSRSEQLKNWQKQLLKYSKQRRNTPKDWFEAFDQLQEYLQSLKKERFVVFIDELPWLDTPKSNFLKALEMFWNSWGSDCNRLKLIVCGSATTWMINKLLGDKGGLHNRVTMPICLSPFTLHETSQYLTYMGFDWSDMEVIETYMVLGGVPYYLSLLSPSLSLRQNIDNLFFKRNAVLKTEYDFLFNSLYSEAQAYKKVVELLSSKMIGMTRSEMMSNLKLLDNGFFSIVLDNLEKCDFIRHYQSFGKRKNEALYQLTDMFTLFFVRFVKNYNGMDENAWSHLPDGKRNAWQGYAYEQVCIHHINQIKKALGISGIASDVCSWTKKGENGAQIDLVIDRSDRVIDLCEIKYCDRPFEIKKDYADWLKERRDIFRENVRTNKTLHLTMITPFGLAKGKYESCVQGCVTAADLFQ
- a CDS encoding tyrosine-type recombinase/integrase, encoding MDCFVFYLAERPSFYQYLEGQNLAVNTMDSYCWTADFFKSHFGRFGRKSLADYKSFLLENYKPKTVNLRIQGINKYLDFAGKSKLRIKNVKVQQKSFLENVISDADYKFLKTSLLQDGQTKWYFVVWFLSATGARVGELVKLKVEHVECGYFDIYGKGGKLRRLYIPETLQKESLRWLESEGRSSGYLFLNRFGKEITPRGIASQLKAFAMKYGLDEAVVYPHSFRHRFAKNFLEKRNDIALLADLMGHEHIETTRIYLRQTASEQREVVNKVVTW
- a CDS encoding TraB/GumN family protein; the protein is MNETNSQSEEIKEPVSGGKSDVYRIHTKDNREIVLVGTAHISQVSKDLVHETIEAESPDTVCVELDDGRLKSIQDPDRWKNTDLRDVIKKKQLATLIANLVLGSYQKRMGAQTGVKPGSELKEAVDVANSKNIPLVLADRDIKITLRRTWACTPWYRKFSLLGGLFASIFDKTEISEEELQKIKEKDALNSMMQEFGKTFPEVKQVLIDERDQFLASKIKNAPGNKIVAVIGAGHLRGIASIIEEDKELPSEESISVIPKGASLWKIIGWTITFLIIASIALIGYVAGIEKAGQLSLQWAMLTGGGAMLGTIIAGGHPVTILVALIMAPFTGLTPLIGVGFFTALTQVYMRPPRVQEMETLTDDIWQVKRWWKNRVTRVILCFLCPGIPAIIGKILAIFKIYQAF
- the cmk gene encoding (d)CMP kinase, whose amino-acid sequence is MSNSENFVIALDGGSGTGKSTTAKIIAKKLGITYLDTGAMYRAVTLAALDAGLSAEEGKAMDELLSNLTLGFDSENHILINGVCRESEIRGMRVSSNVSIYCALPSVRAAMTKQQREIGKKQSCILDGRDIGTVVFPDAKYKFFMVTDVKVRAERRYKELLEKGEKVTLEEVLNNLVERDRLDSSRATAPLKKADDAIEIDTTHISIEQQVQKILDYVGVVA
- the rpsA gene encoding 30S ribosomal protein S1, yielding MSQNLKFGTQEDLEEILAAQGECSPDFRKANADVYAGMGCLEQGKLVTGKISQVNDQEVLVDVNYKSEGVIDRAEFKDTDSLELGSEIEVFVEKLEDEDGRLILSKQKADFVRVWDRIHAAFENNEVVRGTLTKRIKGGVVVDLFGIDAFLPGSQIDLRQIPDINALIGQEFDLKVIKVNKARRNIVVSRRVVLEEERNKQRGDVLETLEKNQVRKGIVKNITDFGAFIDLGGVDGLLHITDMSYKRINHPSEMLQLGQEVEVMVLDFNDKKERISLGMKQLKPHPWKDIAERYPEGAIVKGKVVSITDYGAFVELDSGVEGLIHVSEMSWTQHVKHPSKILTVGQEVEAVVLKVEEDAERISLGMKQLESDPWDSIETELPPGARVVGEIRNIASFGAFVEIKEGVDGLIHVSDMSWTKKITHPNEMVKKGDKVECVVLAVDKEKRRISLSMKHLTEDPWDSIDSTYPVDSEVKGKIVRMLDRGVVVELADGIEGFIPVSKLTAEYIKVPADAFKVGDEVPAVVTEIDQNNRKIYLSVVDYFKNRESAELKAWMDSHKPGENGTTIGEAVAPKKKASKKKAEKSEEEA